In Fervidobacterium sp., the genomic stretch GTTTTTAATCCTCCTATTTTTACAAACAATTGCTGCAATGTCTTTGGTTCATCTGGTTCGAATACAACTTGACTTTGTCCTGTAAACCCACTTACTCCCGTTGTCTGACTTTGCATCACAAAGTCTCCTGTTAGGTAGACTTTAAATTCTGGGTATTTCTTTATCTCCACCACATCTTTGTCTTTTAATGTATACGATTCGAGTTTTGTTTTATCAACCGCATTTCCATTTATCTTTATGCTTTCTATCCACTTGAATTGATCTGTTTTTAATCCTCCTATTTTTACAAACAATTGCTGCAATGTCTTTGGTTCATCTGGTTCGAATACAACTTGACTTTGCATCACAAAGTCTCCTGTTAGGTAGACTTTAAATTCTGGGTATTTCTTCACTTCTATTATGCATGCGTTCGTTAGTTTCACTTCGTTGGCATTTTTTAATACGTCCTTTGCATATTCTTTTGAGCCCACATTAGGAGTGATAATATTAATTTTTTCAATCCATTTTTCATATTCCTTTTCTATTCCACCCGCTTTAGCAATCGCAAAAGCCAACGTCATTTCTTCATCTGCATTAAAAAACTGTACTCCTGGGTTAAGTACATAACCGACTACATAAACATATCTATCATCACGCTTTGGAATGTAAAGTGTTGCACCAGGCTTTAGCTCGTAATTTATCCTTCCATTTATTACATTTTCAAGATTCACTAAAACGGGCTTATTATCGATTGTAAGTACAGCATTTTCTATTTGTACTTTTTCTTTATCGAGAGGTCCTAATCTTAACAACAACGTCCTTAAACTCATGCCCGGCTCGTAACCAGTAGTGAGGTTATATGCGCCTATTACTATTATTTTTTTATCATCTGTTAGAGATGGGAGGTAAATTATATCACCCTCCGATATAATTGGGTCATTTGCCAAGTATTCACCGTAGAGAAACGGTAAAAGATTGTAAGTTGTTGGTTTTCCACCTCTTATCAGCTGAACTTTAGTAAAATCGATATCTCTTGTATTTCCGTCTTTCGCTGTTGTAGTCGTTTTCATAATATCCAAGCCAGTAAGAGACAAAACTTTTGTTAAGGTCAAATTGGGAATATAAGAAATATCTATAGCTTGATTTACTACTCCTTGTAGAAAAACATATCTTGGCGCATATTTCTCGATGTAAACTGTTACAATCGGGTCTTTGATTATCTTTCTCAGTCCTTGCTCAATTATGGATTTGACCTGATCAACAGTTAGTCCTACAACTCTAATAGTACCGACATACGGGTAAGAAATTGTCCCATCGGAAGACACCAAAAAAGTTTTGCTAAGTTCCTTTTGACCAAAAACATCTACGGATATGTAGTCTCCAACACGTATACTAGAAAAAGCTAAACTCAAACAAAAAATTACTAATGTTATGACTGTGTACCTTCTCACGTTCGTACCTCCCTTTTTGAGTACTTTTTCGTTTCTATTTTACCACAATACAGTTCGGTAAAGTTATTTTTGTTTAACGTCAATTTTAAATCTTTTGTTTGACTTCCGATAATATATATGGTAATATTCATTCAGTGAATGAATAGAGTCAGTTTCCCGAACAAAGGAGGGACGAAAAATGGGATTATACGAAAAGATACTTGGAAGGCAGGCAGTTGTAGGTGTTATCGGAATGGGATACGTTGGTCTTCCGTTAGCTGTGGAAAAGGCAAGGGCAGGTTTTAAGGTTATTGGTTTTGATATTCAGCAAAAGCGCGTTGATATGATCAATCGCGGGGAAAATTACATCGGTGATGTCGATGACGAAGAATTGAAAGAACTAGTAATTTCCGGGAAGTTGAGGGCAACGACCAATTTTGATGAGCTTTCAAATTGTGATGTGATTAGTATCTGTGTACCAACTCCTCTTGATAAATTTAAACAACCTGATTTAAGCTATATAATTAAGAGTACCGAAGAAATTAAAAGACGATTAAGAAAGGGACAACTGATCGTGCTTGAAAGTACCACCTACCCAGGTACAACGGATGAGGTTGTGCTTCCAATACTTGAACAAACAGGACTTAAGGTAGGTAAAGATTTTTATCTTGCATTTAGTCCCGAGCGTGTGGATCCTGGTAATCCCCGGTATAAAACACGTAATACACCAAAGGTTGTGGGGGGTATGACTTCTGAGTGTACAAAACATGCCGTTGCTCTTTATGAGAATGTGCTTGAAGCAGGTGTTTTTCCGGTTTCCTCACCAAAGGCTGCGGAGATGACCAAAATTCTTGAGAATACTTTCAGGCTTGTAAATATTGCGCTTGTTCAGGAGATGACAAAGATTGCAAATAAAATGGGAATTAATATCTGGGAAGTTATAGATGCTGCAGCTACAAAGCCTTTTGGTTATATGCCATTTTACCCCGGACCAGGCATTGGTGGGCATTGTATACCAATCGATCCATTTTATCTTGTTTACAAGGCAAGAGAGTATGATTTGCATATGATGCTTGTTGAACTAGCGGGAGAGATTTCAGATGGTATGCCTCAGTATGTTGTCGAAAGATTGGCTGATATACTAAACGATAGAAGAAAGTGTTTTAATGGCACGAATATATTGTTGCTTGGCGTAGCTTATAAAGGTAATATTGATGATTTACGTGAAAGTCCAGCACTAAAAGTGATTGAGTTGCTAGAGAAGAAGAAGGTAAATGTTTATTACTATGATCCATTTATTCCAGAATTTGAGCATAATGGAAAGCACTATAAACGTTGTGAATTAACGGACGAATTTTTGAAAACCATCGATGGTGCTGTCATTACTTCAGGACATACGATTGGCATTGATTACGAATATATAGCCAAACGCGTTCCTTTTGTGTTCGATACAAAGAATGTTACAAAAGGAAAGTACGAGAATGTAATACTTTTATGATCAAAGTTACTTCAATTCCAAAAGCAGACCGTTGGTCTGCTTTTGTTTTTAACTATAAATCGCAATGTGCTTTTAACAGCATGTCCTATGAATTTATTATGGACACATGATATAATATAGTTATTGCTAAGCTTTTTAAAGAGGTGATGCTGAGTGAAAAATTTGCTTTTGAGAAAATCAATATTTTCAATCCATTTTTTATCTTTATTAATGTTATGCATTGCGTGTGCTTTTCTTTTTTCGTCATGTGTAAGGAGTAAAGCAATGGAATCAAAGCAAACAAATTATCCTAATCAAGATTTTAATAGCAACTTGTATGAAAACAGGCTAATTGTTGGTTATTCTTCGGAAAAATATATACATGATATAGTTCATCTTTTAAATGGGAATATGATTGTACACATTCCTGAATTAAAGGCTTTTTCAGTTGAAACAAAAGAAGCTGTCGAAGCAGTCTTTGAGAAGTTGAAGAGCTTAGGGGATTTGTCTGCTTACGGAATAAGATACGTTGAACCTGTGTATAAGAGATTTCTTGCACCAGTTCAGAAAACTAAGTCAGGGATCAAGATTTCGAAAAACAAAGAATTAGTAATGCCTTTCAAAAGTAATTATACAAACGAAACGCTTGATTTTTACCTTTGGGGGCACAGAGCTATCGATGTAAAGCAGTCGTGGGATGAAGGTTTTGAAGGTAACGAAATAATCATTGCCGTTCTTGACACAGGAGTAGATGGTACGCACCCAGATTTGGCAGGACAGGTTATAGAAGGGTATAGGCCAAAAAGCGGTCAGGTAATTCAGGCGTATTCAGATTCTTCCTTTGGAGGAGCTCACGGCACGCATGTTGCAGGAATTATTGCCGCGAAAAAGGATGGCAAAGGTATTGTTGGTGTGGCTCCAAAGGCAAAGATAATGCCGATAGTTATATTTGATGAAGGTGGTTGGTATGTTGGAGACGATTTTACGGCAAGAGGTATTGTTTGGGCAGTTGACCACGGTGCAAAGATTTTAAGTAATTCTTGGGGAGGACCCGGTTATTCGCAGTTGTTAAAAGATGCATTCGATTATGCTCTCGAAAGAAATGTAATAGTTGTAGCCGCAGCAGGTAATTCTAGTTCGTCTCAATCTTTTATGTATCCGGCAAATTATCCAGGTGTTATTCAGGTTGGTGCTGCCGAATACAATGGTGGTGATATAAAAACAGCTAATTTTTCAAGTAGAAGTCCTTCCTTATCCATCTCCGCGCCAGGGGTGAATATATTATCAACAATGCCACAACAGGATTCCTACGGTTATGATAAAGATTCTTTTCTAAGTAGTGATAACAACGGCTATTATGGATTTATGTCCGGTACCTCTATGGCTACACCTTA encodes the following:
- a CDS encoding polysaccharide export protein — encoded protein: MRRYTVITLVIFCLSLAFSSIRVGDYISVDVFGQKELSKTFLVSSDGTISYPYVGTIRVVGLTVDQVKSIIEQGLRKIIKDPIVTVYIEKYAPRYVFLQGVVNQAIDISYIPNLTLTKVLSLTGLDIMKTTTTAKDGNTRDIDFTKVQLIRGGKPTTYNLLPFLYGEYLANDPIISEGDIIYLPSLTDDKKIIVIGAYNLTTGYEPGMSLRTLLLRLGPLDKEKVQIENAVLTIDNKPVLVNLENVINGRINYELKPGATLYIPKRDDRYVYVVGYVLNPGVQFFNADEEMTLAFAIAKAGGIEKEYEKWIEKINIITPNVGSKEYAKDVLKNANEVKLTNACIIEVKKYPEFKVYLTGDFVMQSQVVFEPDEPKTLQQLFVKIGGLKTDQFKWIESIKINGNAVDKTKLESYTLKDKDVVEIKKYPEFKVYLTGDFVMQSQTTGVSGFTGQSQVVFEPDEPKTLQQLFVKIGGLKT
- a CDS encoding nucleotide sugar dehydrogenase, giving the protein MGLYEKILGRQAVVGVIGMGYVGLPLAVEKARAGFKVIGFDIQQKRVDMINRGENYIGDVDDEELKELVISGKLRATTNFDELSNCDVISICVPTPLDKFKQPDLSYIIKSTEEIKRRLRKGQLIVLESTTYPGTTDEVVLPILEQTGLKVGKDFYLAFSPERVDPGNPRYKTRNTPKVVGGMTSECTKHAVALYENVLEAGVFPVSSPKAAEMTKILENTFRLVNIALVQEMTKIANKMGINIWEVIDAAATKPFGYMPFYPGPGIGGHCIPIDPFYLVYKAREYDLHMMLVELAGEISDGMPQYVVERLADILNDRRKCFNGTNILLLGVAYKGNIDDLRESPALKVIELLEKKKVNVYYYDPFIPEFEHNGKHYKRCELTDEFLKTIDGAVITSGHTIGIDYEYIAKRVPFVFDTKNVTKGKYENVILL
- a CDS encoding S8 family serine peptidase translates to MKNLLLRKSIFSIHFLSLLMLCIACAFLFSSCVRSKAMESKQTNYPNQDFNSNLYENRLIVGYSSEKYIHDIVHLLNGNMIVHIPELKAFSVETKEAVEAVFEKLKSLGDLSAYGIRYVEPVYKRFLAPVQKTKSGIKISKNKELVMPFKSNYTNETLDFYLWGHRAIDVKQSWDEGFEGNEIIIAVLDTGVDGTHPDLAGQVIEGYRPKSGQVIQAYSDSSFGGAHGTHVAGIIAAKKDGKGIVGVAPKAKIMPIVIFDEGGWYVGDDFTARGIVWAVDHGAKILSNSWGGPGYSQLLKDAFDYALERNVIVVAAAGNSSSSQSFMYPANYPGVIQVGAAEYNGGDIKTANFSSRSPSLSISAPGVNILSTMPQQDSYGYDKDSFLSSDNNGYYGFMSGTSMATPYVSGLVALLLQKYPQAKPWQIKGLIEKSALDIDESGVDDRSGYGLLQAKAIKTDISSSGGTNFFVKVTDAYESWNIPSVFITLIGTPESGRVVRYFAKTNKDGVAKFCSIPTGKYDIFLGGPDSQERTNVSSFPRLCFRKAEERFLKFEKIVESDSESMLVKLNSSAILSLTNKPEKIAVYFEKNNGPDEIVVERVVDFSSVSSYDFSDLSGKYRIKLVIPEKATSNLVINGEIRLNGKIISVTGTVLKGSAETILSDNVSEWWTVFGNGQ